The genomic window GCGTTCACCCGACGGCATCAACGTCGCCTCTTTGGCGCCGGCCCATTCCTTCACCGTACGCGCCACCGCCCGTCCGGCGTCGGCGAAATGGCCGGCGTGTACCGAGGCGACGACGCTGAGAATCTGGTTCTTGCACTCTTCCACCACCCGGCGCGGCAGGTCCTCGAACTTGGCTTGCTTGACCCACTCGGCGATTCTGGCGGTGGCGTTGCTTCCATTCATCTTGACGGCCTCCGGCAACCCTGATTGCGGCGATCTATAGCCACAAACGGTCCCCCGACGCCAGCACTCCGCCGCACTCTTGTGGGCGGGTGCGCGACAAATTTGTGGGTAACGTGGTTCGGTCTTATGGCCGTCATTCCCGCGAAAGCGGTTTACATCCTGGCCAGCAAACGGAACGGCACGCTGTACATTGGGGTGACCTCACAGCTGGCAACGCGGGTGTGGCAGCATAAGAGCAAGGTAGTGGAGGGTTTTTCGGCCAAGTACG from Deltaproteobacteria bacterium includes these protein-coding regions:
- a CDS encoding GIY-YIG nuclease family protein, which produces MAVIPAKAVYILASKRNGTLYIGVTSQLATRVWQHKSKVVEGFSAKY